In Palaemon carinicauda isolate YSFRI2023 chromosome 41, ASM3689809v2, whole genome shotgun sequence, the following are encoded in one genomic region:
- the LOC137632330 gene encoding trichohyalin-like isoform X1, producing MNIVGPLCNRASADHFRATGLQPTLIDDSDFCFESSDQMPGIHLEILPTKPQLRFIAQPSEKYRFRYFSERGAGHGPLKSDSKSTRFPSVELKNIYLSGPVEINVQFYTWDSDENKRVPHRILQFQEGDVLKTSITYPCVKRDGSLYAELKGLRIMKLTKSDLQMRLKMTCEEAEDTWNRFHYLPGCLRIEATHQNINIAEPIYSNKIRGFRESTSNLRIHRLSTTLLRTGGELWLLTDQVKKNDIEVLLRSEATKSVSACKIDAVHHQYTIVCSIPEIGNRDRKMPLQMKLFLRRPSDDTTSSPFEVTLREDYPPAKRKRESSDRLLNWDNYNGLNNKLTESEMINLDQSSVVAGEAASLQAIQENFHSARTASPQVAQQAPVPSNVCNNVLPLNNQSSSGNVPWLQSSAIPTMTCNVQTPNINTGLQQWQLQQQHPQLLHKQQLQQQVYNQQQICPPLPNQHQPMQHPFVKGLYPQNPADLHHSPDTNQQQFCHLSPETIPQPLSNYSSFSAQSEEGTASFSTPPSLYTEEPIANNHVTNMDTSQLTHDGGSSYTDILEMLRLHGYEFDSHKNNDNSGGEFQSQYVTHANIGKQALRRTAGRCSPALALAKYEHDTRSEKVSEWDENSEDDYACDSDDKENDEYDVPGKNKSKIVIQSKGNYAYKARALDKVGHGPRVPKGHTKDYRLIYHQDSNGTSPSTVVKDEEVDNQTDEETLNDKTSDADKATKVEVDEPQSPSEDLELTNLINNMGHITINTKNEHCTCSTRREGLQEEVLQYIRHVGMKSESTEVKQQLLPLFSTGNRVVQESKQCDVNNTSKRGKSELRRESSLDSGKQENLEQFPVNHDTDNEIPNTSSLKTTELYENVSPEVERKEGYCVSSKGNTKLSDGSTIKNNSSKNGESIEQNSLNFGNAIDNYDKISKDSNNDNECFPGSKKAQEILDTQNTTRYAEHNLPNLIHKLDRPTQVDYKGDNPEDFIADSANEMTSPMDCERTIEYSLLNNEYEDFTPSVKKGIHKGQPSQRSLEKVKGTFTENRKMEEEEAAAEGKDDRDMEEREGESEEDREENEEGEKAEDKEQNNQEKGGEKEEGERKKEEEEKEDEEEGEKEDGEEEEGDEDEGEKEGEEEKEDEVEEEEKDDDEKQEEGEDEEEEGEVDDDVISKTEKTNEGTATGAKKIPNEKRTNKGRQRTPRSTKQESLDDKELVAMKEHCLLRKERELMAKQQELYEMENQLKKRERELKEKEKQLLEMQNSEEAKANHGLEKHITHQSLGSKEMQGSNAQKKRFTKNTTTNDTKEEDFANKDKGTDIRIPVISQDGNTTEEEFREDEINGNKLYCAVNIHKNKEGEAGIGGGEVDTKARNEINYRVEETEVIEEPRGGSKTLNEEDGSKKKENGRNTGTCVNITKKEKDAETKDIPPREYILDVDGKIFNENEIMKEGQFSVKKEAIQASAYDKEELEDREERKIQTEKQSYMEKEKAINIVHLDNADWKKENAITDMKAKDTVRECKSQGLGKTCNREPNTIKKNETNTRHRDLNNQNEDTIREENVLNSEILDEKDRETIFYIIEVIEEHITRKDATGDEESLDKSNEGNAVQKKQESPRDVKVKINAEYKDITTGHQEVSFMNQEDSVDGQDEKITGKEDVSTVDPKVSSTGQEEEKFDGHINALSTEYEKEAIVRQAIETNAIQAATAGQKKAIPIGENFIGKERVAPVILDKEAIDRYEYISTGEQEDVDKKEEDTINVHEKEATCGQKEKVIDGQKDIPAGKGEVITRLKEEADDGDEENTPVEQKVEATIECDKKTTGKKIKITTGQEGKMITEREEAPPTIEEATVVGKLKVTDEKQDDPSIEQESVCGLVGVPVRLEKQTISKKKTQAYDRLEEENIAEKDGDSITEHEVKSSNGSEEANTSQDEVVSGQEETIEGHRQEITKELEEECAKQVELVTATGRMVDSVTEQEEEPLTEKVEKASPEQDETLTVRQISEASEGQGYEIFVRQEIEAIAEQRNHGFSGHKEQTTEWEKIEVIGAKKDAVAVQKDETIHQKEETGSGDEQETIPGEEEETEEQKEVITVQEEETYVEHEVQAIVGQEGGIIGQEHTSGVEEGPPIEQEEVIIGQEEETSVNDEEKSIAREETIAGKKEKNARDYEATKRHEETNPGDEEVLGEEKETNAIDDEEATEQYEDETNPADKEAEIEREEKETNAGDDREATEGHEENKNGDEEESIGQKEETNTRDDEETTERHKEETNSGDEEKVREEEIETNAGNNKGVIERHDEENNPEDDEEAREREETDTNAGDEEETIEGEEKETNAGDNEEENNPGDEKETREGEEAETNAGDDEEATERFEKETNSRDEVKAIEGEERDTNVGYEEKITIQKELIIGKKGDKNDGEEQTIYGQENTITNAWKREESLTGRKENISTEEEETSTTVQKENAVFGNEVGSIAEQDEERINGQKGELGTKHHEEVSVRQEVTVGLKQDTINEKISTTNQERMKNYSQKKSIKSEVVLERETSVADQLTNDEISSLNDELEEAIYKDMERKEIYSAMEQNDTEYETANEMISNFNSPMIKCRLCSKCNTSLKRKERNAYRSNVELQEKHRNKNIHLTKRANWRDKKFRHKVRNVTDAVDCESADDKITSDGKSRSSTEEETSEEQTGSSTEKETSYRKNKSSTGEETSEEQTGSSNDEETSNGESGSSTEEETSEGQTGSGTEEEASEVQSGSSTEEETSDGESGSSTEEEASEVQSGSSTEEETSEGQTGSGTEEEASEVQSGSSTEEETSDGESGSSTEEEASEVQSGSSTEEETSEGQTGSGTEEEASEVQSGSSTEEETSDGESGNTSEEETEDVIRERIGEKETGNEVCTAREMDTGEESNMKKHNFVDDSEDDDNEAEDSEDHEMERENRETDYSKNTNKNSERKREKYEYRKYRTARERRQSSNKHGYSTEEDSTDSMNRRPRKTAESTTLGAKMKHDPERKPTKSRRRSLQSREVETAEGNPSSNDHKGEEIGSQGRGKMGGNREVLQVRNRKTTCNKEEGMGKKYLKDERIKTEQKSSSGNIKRDVKNERCRTGKNDNERPHVNIEDGSVRKKWNKKQCDQSQKQTELDQYTNVKDETAKGERATKKRHKDNKGNAKKGRDYDNCEQEDSDARWSCIVS from the exons ATGAATATAGTGGGTCCTCTGTGCAACAGGGCCTCTGCTGATCATTTCCGTGCTACGGGTTTGCAACCAACTCTGATAGATGATTCCGATTTCTGCTTTGAGAGCAGCGATCAGATGCCAGGAATACATCTAGAAATACTG CCAACAAAACCACAACTGAGATTCATAGCACAGCCATCTGAGAAGTACCGTTTCAGATATTTCTCCGAAAGAGGTGCTGGACATGGCCCACTAAAGTCCGACTCGAAATCGACAAGGTTTCCAAGTGTCGAG TTGAAAAACATCTACTTAAGTGGACCTGTAGAAATTAATGTTCAATTCTACACGTGGGATTCAGATGAAAACAAGCGCGTACCTCATCGAATTCTCCAGttccag GAAGGGGATGTCCTCAAAACCTCCATCACTTATCCATGTGTCAAAAGAGATGGCAGTTTGTACGCTGA ATTAAAGGGACTGCGCATAATGAAGCTAACCAAGTCTGATCTTCAAATGAGGCTGAAAATG ACATGCGAGGAAGCCGAGGACACATGGAATCGGTTTCATTATCTACCTGGATGTCTTAGAATTGAGGCAACTCACCAAAACATCAACATCGCAGAACCCATTTACTCCAATAAAATCAGAGGCTTTCGTGAATCAA CATCAAATCTAAGAATTCATCGCCTTTCAACCACATTGCTGCGGACCGGAGGTGAATTGTGGCTGCTGACAGACCAGGTCAAGAAAA ATGACATCGAAGTCCTGCTCAGGAGCGAAGCCACCAAATCCGTGAGCGCGTGTAAGATAGATGCTGTCCATCACCAGTATACAATAGTCTGCAG catacCTGAGATTGGAAACCGAGACAGGAAAATGCCGCTACAAATGAAATTGTTTCTCCGTCGTCCATCTGATGACACGACGAGTTCTCCTTTCGAGGTAACCCTCAGAGAAGATTACCCAC CTGCGAAAAGAAAACGAGAAAGTTCAGATAGACTATTGAACTGGGATAACTACAATGGCTTAAATAATAAACTTACTGAAAGTGAAATGATCAACTTGGACCAGAGCAGTGTTGTGGCAGGCGAGGCAGCGTCTCTCCAAGCAATTCAAGAAAATTTCCATTCTGCAAGAACCGCTTCTCCTCAGGTGGCACAGCAGGCACCAGTGCCTTCGAATGTATGCAACAATGTTTTACCATTAAACAATCAAAGCTCAAGTGGCAATGTGCCATGGTTACAAAGTTCTGCAATTCCAACGATGACATGCAATGTGCAGACACCTAACATAAATACTGGCTTGCAACAATGGCAATTACAGCAACAACACCCTCAACTACTGCATAAGCAACAGCTACAGCAGCAAGTTTATAATCAACAGCAAATCTGCCCTCCCCTACCAAATCAGCACCAACCAATGCAGCATCCCTTCGtgaaaggtttatatccgcaaaaCCCGGCAGATTTGCATCATTCGCCAGACACCAACCAACAGCAATTTTGTCATCTCTCACCCGAAACGATTCCACAGCCACTATCAAATTATTCAAGTTTCTCTGCACAGTCGGAAGAAGGCACGGCTTCATTCTCCACTCCACCGTCACTATATACTGAAGAACCGATCGCCAATAATCACGTGACCAACATGGATACCTCTCAGCTAA CACACGATGGAGGCTCGTCATACACTGACATCTTAGAAATGTTGCGATTGCATGGATACGAATTTGATTCACACAAGAACAATGATAACTCAGGTGGTGAGTTTCAATCCCAGTATGTGACACATGCTAATATTGGCAAGCAAGCACTTCGTAGAACTGCAGGCCGCTGCTCTCCTGCTCTTGCCTTGGCCAAATACGAACATGACACACGCAGTGAGAAAGTTTCCGAATGGGACGAGAATAGTGAGGATGATTATGCATGTGACTCTGATGATAAGGAAAATGATGAATACGACGTACCAGgtaagaataaatccaagattgtCATACAGAGTAAAGGAAATTACGCCTATAAAGCAAGGGCTTTGGATAAAGTAGGGCATGGACCACGAGTCCCAAAAGGCCACACCAAAGACTATCGTCTGATTTACCATCAGGATTCGAACG GAACATCTCCATCTACAGTTGTGAAAGATGAGGAAGTGGATAACCAAACGGATGAAG AAACGCTGAATGACAAAACATCAGATGCAGATAAGGCAACAAAAGTTGAAGTTGATGAACCGCAAAGTCCGTCTGAAGATTTGGAACTAACTAATCTAATAAATAATATGGGACATATCACTATTAATACAAAAAACGAACATTGTACATGCTCTACTCGAAGAGAAGGGCTTCAGGAAGAAGTCTTGCAGTATATACGCCACGTTGGGATGAAAAGTGAAAGTACAGAGGTAAAGCAACAACTATTACCACTCTTTAGTACTGGAAACAGAGTCGTACAAGAGTCCAAACAATGCGACGTGAATAATACAAGTAAAAGGGGAAAATCGGAACTAAGAAGGGAATCCTCACTGGATAGTGGAAAGCAAGAAAATCTCGAACAGTTTCCTGTCAACCATGATACTGACAATGAAATTCCAAACACAAGCTCACTGAAAACTACCGAGCTTTATGAGAATGTTTCTCCAGAGGTAGAACGTAAAGAAGGATATTGTGTTTCTAGCAAAGGAAATACAAAACTGAGTGACGGCTCCACAATAAAAAACAACTCCTCTAAAAATGGAGAAAGCATAGAACAAAACTCATTGAATTTTGGCAATGCAATTGACAATTATGATAAAATCTCCAAAGACTCAAATAACGATAATGAATGTTTCCCGGGGTCTAAAAAGGCACAGGAGATACTAGACACTCAAAATACGACAAGGTATGCAGAACATAATCTTCCAAACCTTATACACAAGTTGGACAGGCCGACCCAGGTTGACTATAAAGGTGACAACCCGGAAGATTTTATTGCTGACAGTGCAAACGAGATGACATCGCCAATGGACTGTGAGAGAACGATAGAATACTCACTTTTAAACAATGAATATGAAGATTTTACACCAAGTGTAAAGAAGGGCATCCACAAGGGTCAACCATCTCAAAGGTCATTAGAAAAAGTAAAGGGAACATTTACTGAAAACAGAAAGATGGAAGAGGAGGAAGCGGCGGCAGAGGGAAAGGATGACAGAGATATGGAGGAAAGGGAAGGTGAATCGGAGGAGGATAGGGAGGAGAACGAGGAAGGAGAAAAGGCAGAGGATAAAGAGCAGAACAACCAGGAAAAGGGAGGAGAGAAGGAGGAAGGGGagaggaagaaagaggaggaggagaaagaggatgaGGAAGAAGGGGAGAAGGAAGacggggaggaggaggaaggggatgaGGACGAGggggagaaagagggagaggaagaaaaagaagatgaagtggaggaggaggaaaaggatgatgatgagaagcaggaggaaggggaggatgaggaggaggaaggggaggtggATGATGACGTGATAAGCAAAACCGAAAAAACAAACGAAGGAACTGCAACTGGAGCAAAGAAAATTCCAAATGAAAAAAGAACGAACAAAGGACGGCAAAGAACACCAAGAAGCACAAAACAGGAATCCTTGGATGATAAGGAACTCGTGGCAATGAAAGAACACTGTTTACTGAGGAAAGAAAGAGAATTGATGGCGAAGCAGCAAGAATTATATGAAATGGAGAATCAGCTcaagaagagggagagagaactaaaggaaaaagagaaacagttGTTAGAAATGCAAAACAGTGAAGAAGCAAAAGCAAACCATGGCTTGGAGAAGCACATCACACACCAGAGCCTGGGTAGTAAGGAAATGCAAGGATCAAACGCTCAAAAAAAACGCTTCACAAAGAATACTACTACAAACGACACTAAAGAAGAAGACTTCGCTAACAAGGATAAGGGAACAGATATCAGAATCCCAGTAATCAGTCAAGATGGGAACACAACAGAAGAGGAATTCCGGGAGGATGAAATAAACGGCAACAAACTATATTGTGCAGTAAACATCCATAAAAATAAGGAAGGAGAGGCTGGTATTGGAGGTGGGGAGGTGGACACTAAAGcaagaaatgaaataaactatagaGTAGAAGAAACAGAAGTAATAGAAGAACCAAGGGGTGGATCAAAAACACTCAACGAAGAAGATGGatcgaagaaaaaagaaaatggcagAAACACAGGTACATGTGTAAATATAACTAAAAAGGAAAAGGATGCTGAAACAAAAGACATCCCCCCACGTGAATATATTCTGGACGTGGATGGaaagatatttaatgaaaatgaaatcaTGAAAGAGGGTCAGTTTTCTGTTAAAAAAGAGGCAATTCAGGCTTCAGCTTATGACAAAGAAGAGTTAGAAGACAGAGAGGAGAGGAAAATACAAACAGAAAAACAATCTTACATGGAAAAAGAGAAGGCAATAAACATCGTGCATTTGGATAACGCTGATTGGAAGAAGGAAAATGCAATCACGGACATGAAAGCAAAGGACACGGTTAGAGAATGTAAATCTCAAGGGCTGGGTAAAACTTGTAATAGAGAGcccaatacaattaagaagaaTGAAACAAACACTAGGCACAGAGATCTAAATAACCAAAATGAAGACACAATCAGAGAAGAAAATGTCTTGAATAGCGAGATTTTAGATGAAAAGGATAGGGAAACTATCTTTTACATTATAGAAGTTATAGAAGAACACATTACTAGAAAAGATGCTACGGGCGACGAGGAGAGTTTAGACAAAAGCAACGAAGGAAATGCCGTACAGAAAAAACAAGAGTCACCTCGTGACGTTAAGGTGAAAATAAATGCTGAGTATAAAGACATAACTACTGGTCACCAAGAAGTATCATTTATGAATCAGGAAGATTCCGTTGATGGACAGGATGAAAAAATAACAGGAAAGGAAGACGTATCTACTGTTGATCCGAAAGTTTCAAGCACtggacaagaagaagagaaatttgaTGGACATATAAATGCATTAAGTACTGAATATGAAAAAGAGGCAATTGTCAGACAGGCAATAGAGACAAATGCTATACAAGCAGCTACTGCTGGTCAGAAAAAAGCAATTCCTATAGGAGAAAACTTTATAGGAAAGGAGAGAGTAGCACCTGTTATACTGGACAAAGAGGCAattgatagatatgaatatatatcaactgGTGAACAGGAAGATGTCGACAAAAAGGAAGAAGATACAATTAATGTTCATGAAAAAGAAGCAACTTGTGGACAGAAAGAAAAAGTAATTGATGGACAGAAAGATATACCTGCTGGAAAGGGTGAAGTAATTACCAGATTGAAAGAAGAAGCAGATGATGGAGACGAAGAGAATACACCTGTAGAACAAAAAGTAGAGGCAACTATTGAATGTGATAAAAAAACaactggaaagaaaataaaaataactactGGACAAGAAGGAAAGATGATAACTGAAAGGGAAGAAGCACCGCCTACAATAGAGGAAGCAACAGTTGTAGGTAAGCTCAAAGTTACAGATGAAAAACAAGATGATCCCAGTATCGAACAGGAGTCAGTTTGTGGACTTGTGGGAGTACCTGTTCGACTGGAAAAACAgacaatttctaagaaaaaaacACAAGCATATGATAGACTTGAAGAAGAAAATATTGCTGAAAAGGACGGAGATTCGATTACTGAACACGAAGTAAAGTCAAGTAATGGATCGGAAGAAGCAAATACTAGTCAAGACGAAGTAGTTTCAGGTCAAGAAGAAACGATTGAAGGACATCGACAAGAAATAACTAAAGAGCTGGAAGAAGAATGTGCCAAACAAGTTGAGTTAGTAACTGCTACTGGCAGAATGGTAGACTCAGTTACTGAGCAGGAAGAAGAACCACTTACTGAAAAGGTAGAAAAAGCAAGTCCTGAACAAGATGAAACATTAACAGTAAGACAAATCAGCGAAGCATCTGAAGGACAAGGATACGAAATCTTTGTCAGACAAGAAATAGAAGCAATTGCTGAACAGAGAAATCATGGATTCAGTGGACACAAAGAACAAACTACTGAATGGGAAAAAATAGAAGTGATTGGTGCAAAAAAAGATGCCGTTGCAGTGCAGAAAGATGAGACTATTCACCAAAAGGAAGAGACAGGTTCTGGAGATGAACAAGAAACAAttcctggggaagaagaagaaactgaagaaCAAAAAGAGgtgattactgtgcaagaagaagaGACATATGTTGAACATGAAGTTCAGGCAATTGTTGGGCAAGAAGGGGGAATTATTGGACAAGAACACACAAGCGGTGTTGAAGAAGGGCCACCTATAGAACAGGAAGAGGTGATTATTGGACAGGAAGAAGAGACCAGTGTTAATGATGAAGAAAAATCGATTGCTAGAGAAGAAACTATtgcaggaaagaaagagaaaaatgctAGAGATTACGAAGCAACTAAACGACATGAAGAGACAAATCCTGGAGATGAAGAAGTACTTGGAGAGGAAAAAGAGACAAATGCTATAGACGATGAAGAAGCAACTGAACAATATGAAGATGAGACAAATCCTGCAGATAAGGAAGCAgaaattgaaagagaagaaaaagagacaAATGCTGGAGATGACAGAGAAGCAACTGAAGGACATGAAGAGAACAAAAATGGAGATGAAGAAGAATCAATAGGACAGAAAGAAGAGACAAATACTAGAGACGACGAAGAAACAACTGAAAGACATAAAGAAGAGACAAATTCTGGAGATGAAGAAAAAGTAAGAGAAGAGGAAATAGAGACAAATGCTGGAAATAACAAAGGAGTAATTGAACGACATGATGAAGAGAATAAtcctgaagatgatgaagaagcaagagaaagagaggaaacaGACACAAATGCTGGAGATGAAGAAGAAACAATTGAAGGAGAGGAAAAAGAGACAAATGCTGGAGATAACGAAGAAGAGAATAATCCTGGAGATGAAAAAGAAACAAGAGAAGGAGAGGAAGCAGAGACAAATGCTGGAGATGACGAAGAAGCAACTGAACGATTTGAAAAAGAGACAAATTCTAGAGATGAAGTAAAAGCAATAGAAGGAGAGGAAAGAGATACAAATGTCGGATATGAAGAAAAAATCACAATACAGAAAGAGTTAATTATTGGAAAGAAAGGAGACAAAAATGATGGAGAAGAACAAACAATTTATGGACAAGAAAACACAATTACAAATGCTTGGAAGAGAGAAGAGTCACTTACtggaaggaaagaaaatattaGTACTGAAGAAGAAGAAACTTCAACTACTGTGCAGAAAGAAAATGCGGTTTTTGGAAATGAAGTAGGATCAATTGCTGAACAAGATGAAGAAAGAATTAATGGCCAGAAAGGAGAATTAGGAACTAAACATCATGAAGAGGTAAGTGTGAGACAAGAAGTGACTGTTGGACTGAAACAAGATACAATAAACGAAAAGATTAGCACCACTAAtcaagaaagaatgaaaaattacAGTCAAAAGAAATCAATTAAGAGTGAGGTAGTTTTGGAGAGAGAAACAAGTGTGGCAGACCAACTAACCAATGACGAAATAAGTTCTCTAAATGACGAACTGGAAGAAGCAATTTACAAAGACATGGAACGAAAGGAAATATACAGTGCTATGGAACAGAACGATACAGAATATGAAACAGCCAATGAAATGATATCGAATTTTAATTCTCCAATGATAAAATGTAGGTTGTGCTCCAAATGCAATACATCTTTAAAGCGTAAAGAAAGGAATGCTTATCGCAGTAATGTGGAGTTACAGGAAAAACACAGaaataaaaatatccatttaaCAAAACGGGCTAATTGGAGAGATAAGAAGTTCAGGCATAAAGTAAGAAACGTGACTGATGCAGTTGATTGTGAAAGTGCCGATGATAAAATAACAAGCGATGGGAAGAGTAGAAGCAGTACTGAAGAAGAAACAAGCGAAGAACAGACTGGAAGCAGTACTGAAAAAGAAACAAGCTATAGGAAGAATAAAAGCAGTACTGGAGAAGAAACAAGCGAAGAACAGACTGGAAGCAGCAATGACGAAGAAACAAGCAATGGAGAGAGTGGAAGCAGTACTGAAGAAGAAACAAGCGAAGGACAGACTGGAAGCGGTACTGAAGAAGAAGCGAGCGAAGTACAGAGTGGAAGCAGTACTGAAGAAGAAACAAGCGATGGAGAAAGTGGAAGCAGTACTGAAGAAGAAGCGAGCGAAGTACAGAGTGGAAGCAGTACTGAAGAAGAAACAAGCGAAGGACAGACTGGAAGCGGTACTGAAGAAGAAGCGAGCGAAGTACAGAGTGGAAGCAGTACTGAAGAAGAAACAAGCGATGGAGAAAGTGGAAGCAGTACTGAAGAAGAAGCGAGCGAAGTACAGAGTGGAAGCAGTACTGAAGAAGAAACAAGCGAAGGACAGACTGGAAGCGGTACTGAAGAAGAAGCGAGCGAAGTACAGAGTGGAAGCAGTACTGAAGAAGAAACAAGCGATGGGGAGAGTGGAAACACtagtgaagaagaaacagaagatgTGATCAGAGAGAGAATTGGTGAAAAGGAAACTGGCAATGAAGTTTGTACTGCAAGGGAAATGGATACAGGAGAAGAAAGCAATATGAAAAAACATAATTTTGTTGATGAcagtgaggatgatgataatgaagcagaagacagtgaagaccatgaaATGGAGAGAGAAAATCGTGAAACTGACTATAGTAAAAACACTAACAAAAACagtgaaaggaaaagagaaaagtatgaatatagaaaatatagaacGGCAAGAGAAAGACGACAAAGCAGCAATAAACATGGATATTCCACGGAAGAGG ATTCAACTGATTCAATGAACAGACGTCCCAGAAAAACGGCAGAATCGACTACCTTGGGAGCAAAG ATGAAACATGACCCGGAGAGGAAACCCACGAAGTCAAGACGAAGATCCCTTCAATCTAGGGAAGTTGAGACGGCAGAAGGAAATCCGTCATCCAACGACCACAAAGGCGAGGAAATTGGTAGCCAAGGGAGAGGGAAAATGGGTGGAAATCGTGAAGTATTACAAGTGAGAAATAGGAAGACAACATGCAATAAAGAAGAAGGAATGGGGAAAAAATACTTGAAGGACGAACGAATAAAAACCGAGCAGAAAAGTTCGAGTGGAAATATCAAAAGAGATGTAAAGAATGAACGTTGCCGGACCGGTAAAAACGACAATGAACGTCCCCATGTAAATATAGAGGATGGAAGCGTTCGAAAAAAGTGGAACAAGAAACAATGCGATCAGTCACAGAAACAAACCGAACTTGATCAGTACACAAATGTCAAAGATGAGACTGCCAAAGGAGAGAGAGCCACGAAAAAACGTCACAAAGATAATAAAGGAAATGCCAAAAAAGGTCGAGATTACGATAATTGTGAGCAAGAGGACTCCGATGCAAGGTGGTCCTGCATTGTGAGCTAG